One part of the Chryseobacterium mulctrae genome encodes these proteins:
- a CDS encoding signal peptidase — MKKINKFILPSVLVFLSAFAYGQPGTTPPGGGTAPGVPGTTGPGRVASPIDMYVYILVILAILIIFYFAKKYKVQKI, encoded by the coding sequence ATGAAAAAGATTAATAAATTTATACTTCCCTCAGTATTAGTTTTCTTATCAGCCTTTGCCTATGGTCAGCCAGGAACAACTCCTCCAGGAGGCGGAACGGCCCCGGGCGTACCAGGAACAACAGGACCGGGACGGGTGGCTTCACCAATTGATATGTACGTTTATATTCTAGTAATCTTAGCAATTTTAATAATTTTTTATTTTGCTAAAAAATACAAGGTACAGAAAATATAA
- a CDS encoding peroxiredoxin family protein has protein sequence MKKILVLSGMLLAFSIKAQFSVNIQSQPDFNEQEAVLYTLNGSKDIIVTKEKSKGNVWTFKYPKNYSGMMKVYFPNTNNSVSFISENKNINIQLETKANKIQNVIYQDESNELMNAIQESSQKKEIILPALVQIKEYYKDNTEFGKALISEMGKLSGANSIDQTKHQFVYYYNTNYNKFLSNNPAKKVTQEEIVSFIDKSNDMLESSSLLRPILVSYLNVGGNTNVNASVDTLINKLNVETPRGQTVLSELIDIFDVYDMSDFKTKYLTLAKGLKCTINDRLASTIQSNAAIDIGAVFPAYKFHSAVNTNAKSIADVKADKKVIVFWSSTCSHCENELPQLLTKYKDLQAKNIQIIGMSLDTDKNAYTTKIAAFPWINDSELKGWNSSFAEIYNIHATPTYFILDANNKIISKPNHVGDVLEYFKLK, from the coding sequence ATGAAAAAGATACTTGTATTATCAGGAATGCTGTTGGCATTTTCTATTAAAGCGCAGTTTTCTGTAAATATTCAGTCGCAACCGGATTTTAATGAGCAAGAAGCTGTTTTGTATACATTAAACGGTTCTAAAGATATTATTGTTACCAAAGAAAAAAGTAAAGGAAATGTCTGGACTTTCAAATACCCCAAGAATTATTCTGGAATGATGAAAGTGTATTTTCCAAATACCAATAATTCTGTGAGTTTTATTTCTGAAAACAAAAATATTAACATTCAACTTGAAACAAAAGCAAATAAAATACAAAATGTAATTTATCAGGATGAATCTAATGAGCTGATGAATGCTATTCAGGAATCTTCTCAGAAAAAAGAAATTATTCTTCCTGCGTTAGTTCAGATTAAAGAGTATTATAAAGACAATACAGAGTTCGGGAAAGCATTAATCAGTGAGATGGGTAAACTGTCCGGCGCAAATAGTATCGATCAGACGAAACACCAGTTTGTTTATTATTATAATACCAATTATAATAAATTTCTTTCCAATAATCCTGCAAAGAAAGTCACCCAGGAAGAGATTGTCAGTTTTATAGACAAATCAAATGATATGTTGGAGAGTTCGTCTCTTTTACGTCCAATTCTTGTATCTTATCTTAATGTGGGTGGCAACACTAATGTCAATGCTTCTGTAGATACTTTGATTAATAAATTAAATGTTGAAACACCTAGAGGACAAACTGTGCTTTCTGAACTGATTGATATCTTTGATGTGTATGATATGAGTGATTTTAAAACTAAATATCTCACCCTTGCAAAGGGTTTAAAGTGTACAATTAATGATCGTTTGGCGTCTACCATACAATCTAACGCGGCTATAGATATTGGTGCTGTTTTTCCTGCTTATAAATTCCATTCTGCAGTAAACACCAATGCTAAGTCGATTGCTGACGTGAAAGCTGATAAAAAAGTGATTGTTTTTTGGTCTTCAACCTGTTCGCATTGTGAAAATGAATTGCCACAGCTTTTAACTAAATACAAAGATTTACAGGCAAAAAATATTCAGATAATCGGAATGTCGCTAGATACTGATAAAAATGCTTATACAACTAAAATTGCTGCATTTCCTTGGATCAATGATTCGGAATTGAAAGGATGGAACAGTTCTTTTGCCGAAATTTATAATATTCATGCAACACCAACGTATTTTATTTTAGATGCTAACAATAAGATTATCAGTAAGCCCAATCATGTCGGGGATGTTTTAGAATATTTTAAGCTAAAATAA